A single Streptomyces mirabilis DNA region contains:
- a CDS encoding GH92 family glycosyl hydrolase: MRFPFRRAALAGAAVLVVSSAPAAPAAADDTVADPAQYVNPFVGTAPGGADFGHGGGAGNTFPGATAPLGGVQWSPDTVTYQHGGYAYRDNRIRGFSLTHISGAGCRDYGNVPFMPMLAGDTSRQATFSHANERATPGNYRVTFDNGIGSELTATQRSGIARFTYPATDDRPAALSVDAGKAFNAATGTVDIGTDTLSGFTDSGGFCKSANRYRLYFHAVFDHPFAHVVHPDGRPGAAQVSFGPDVRTVTVRVGVSFVSVDGARGNIAAEQHTNPYDQIRRAARDRWNDWLGRIGVGGGTDTQRRVFYTALYHSLLHPSAFSDADGRYPGMDGRIHTTPAGHVQYANFSGWDVYRSQVQLLALLAPHEASDIAQSVLNQGLQAGYFDRWTLANGGTGVMVGDPLPVIASAVYAFGATDFDARGLLRAAMAGRKDKRQRPGHERYDALGYIPAGTKGVWGSAATTLEYAVSDYALAQLAHRLGDTAAYDTLLKASRNWRNLFNPATGYLQPRAADGTWPAFTPAQTKEYVEGNAAQYTWMVPHDLPGLFTLMGGNGAVTARLDTFFTQLNAGGTQPYAYLGNEPSFDTPWAYDFAGRPDRARDTVRRALTTLFSDRPDGLVGNDDLGAMSSWAVWASLGMYPQAAGTGQLALAEPAFPSVVVHRPGGPRMGLVAPDASATSRDIRTLTVTAPNRKGS, from the coding sequence TTGCGATTCCCCTTCCGCCGGGCCGCGCTGGCCGGCGCCGCCGTGCTCGTCGTGTCGTCCGCCCCGGCCGCACCCGCCGCCGCGGACGACACGGTGGCCGACCCGGCCCAGTACGTGAACCCCTTCGTCGGTACCGCGCCCGGAGGGGCCGATTTCGGCCATGGCGGCGGTGCCGGAAACACCTTCCCCGGCGCGACCGCACCCCTCGGCGGGGTGCAGTGGAGCCCGGACACGGTGACCTACCAGCACGGCGGGTACGCGTACAGGGACAACCGGATCCGAGGATTCAGCCTCACCCACATCTCCGGGGCCGGCTGCAGGGACTACGGCAACGTGCCCTTCATGCCGATGCTCGCCGGCGACACCAGCAGGCAGGCGACCTTCTCGCACGCCAACGAGCGGGCGACACCCGGAAACTACCGGGTCACCTTCGACAACGGCATCGGCAGCGAACTCACCGCCACCCAGCGCTCCGGCATCGCCCGCTTCACCTACCCGGCCACCGACGACCGCCCCGCCGCGCTGAGCGTCGACGCGGGCAAGGCGTTCAACGCGGCGACCGGAACGGTCGACATCGGCACCGACACCCTGTCCGGGTTCACCGACAGCGGCGGCTTCTGCAAGTCCGCCAACCGCTACCGGCTCTACTTCCACGCCGTGTTCGACCACCCCTTCGCCCACGTCGTCCACCCCGACGGCAGACCGGGCGCCGCGCAGGTCTCCTTCGGCCCCGATGTCCGCACGGTGACCGTCCGCGTCGGCGTCTCCTTCGTCAGCGTCGACGGCGCCCGCGGGAACATCGCCGCAGAGCAGCACACGAACCCGTACGACCAGATCCGGCGGGCCGCCCGCGACCGCTGGAACGACTGGCTCGGCCGCATCGGTGTCGGCGGCGGCACCGACACCCAGCGCCGGGTCTTCTACACCGCCCTGTACCACTCGCTCCTGCACCCCAGCGCCTTCAGCGACGCCGACGGCCGCTACCCCGGCATGGACGGCCGCATCCACACCACCCCCGCAGGACACGTCCAGTACGCGAACTTCTCCGGCTGGGACGTCTACCGCTCCCAGGTCCAGCTGCTCGCCCTGCTGGCCCCGCACGAAGCCTCCGACATCGCGCAGTCCGTCCTCAACCAGGGCCTCCAGGCGGGCTACTTCGACCGCTGGACCCTCGCCAACGGCGGCACCGGCGTCATGGTCGGCGACCCGCTGCCCGTCATCGCCTCCGCCGTGTACGCCTTCGGCGCCACCGACTTCGACGCCCGAGGCCTGCTGCGCGCTGCCATGGCGGGCCGCAAGGACAAGCGCCAGCGGCCCGGACACGAGCGGTACGACGCCCTCGGCTACATTCCCGCCGGCACCAAGGGAGTGTGGGGCTCGGCGGCCACGACTCTCGAATACGCCGTTTCCGACTACGCGTTGGCCCAGCTCGCCCACCGTCTGGGCGACACCGCCGCCTACGACACCCTGCTGAAGGCCTCCAGGAACTGGCGCAACCTCTTCAACCCCGCCACCGGCTACCTCCAGCCGCGCGCGGCCGACGGCACCTGGCCGGCCTTCACCCCCGCGCAGACGAAGGAGTACGTCGAGGGGAACGCCGCCCAGTACACCTGGATGGTCCCGCACGACCTGCCGGGCCTCTTCACCCTGATGGGCGGGAACGGCGCCGTCACCGCCCGCCTCGACACCTTCTTCACCCAGCTCAACGCCGGCGGCACCCAGCCCTACGCCTACCTCGGCAACGAGCCGTCGTTCGACACCCCTTGGGCGTACGACTTCGCGGGCCGCCCCGACCGCGCCCGCGACACCGTCCGCCGCGCACTGACCACCCTGTTCAGTGACCGCCCCGACGGCCTCGTCGGCAACGACGACCTCGGCGCGATGTCCTCCTGGGCCGTGTGGGCGAGCCTCGGCATGTACCCGCAAGCCGCCGGCACCGGGCAACTCGCCCTGGCCGAACCGGCCTTCCCCAGCGTCGTCGTGCACCGCCCGGGCGGCCCCAGGATGGGGCTCGTCGCGCCCGACGCCTCCGCCACCAGCCGCGACATCCGCACGCTCACGGTCACCGCGCCGAACCGAAAGGGTTCGTGA
- a CDS encoding ROK family protein: MNGKAGPRTAGEGNTRTRLDRGRGALGPALELVHTGRAPTRAVLTAELGVTRATAGAVAAELEALGLIRVDARPGAAAGSQGRPSHRLEVAEDGPVALAAQVHADGFRAALVGLGGRIVATAPSCETVDADPAKVLGAVVETGAELLRATGRRCVGAGLAVPSAVAEPDGLALNPLHLAWPAGAPVRRIFAERVRAAGIEGPAFAANDINLAALAEHRHGAGRGARDLLCVATGHRGVGGALVLDGRLHTGSSGLALEVGHLTVNPEGRPCYCGSRGCLDVEADPLAFLTAADRDPGPEVSLLQQANDLIRTRYDQDPSVRTATEALIDRLGLGLAGLVNILNPDRIILGGLHRTLLDADPDRLRAVVADRSLWGQSGGVPILACTLDHNTLVGAAELAWQPVLDDPPAALART, translated from the coding sequence ATGAACGGCAAGGCGGGCCCCCGGACGGCGGGGGAAGGGAACACGCGGACACGGCTGGACCGGGGGCGCGGGGCGCTCGGACCCGCGCTGGAACTCGTGCACACCGGACGCGCGCCGACGCGTGCCGTACTCACCGCCGAGCTGGGCGTCACCCGGGCGACCGCGGGCGCGGTGGCCGCGGAGCTGGAGGCGCTGGGGCTGATCCGGGTCGACGCGCGGCCCGGCGCGGCGGCCGGTTCGCAGGGACGGCCCTCGCACCGCCTGGAGGTCGCCGAGGACGGTCCTGTCGCGCTGGCCGCACAGGTGCACGCCGACGGGTTCCGCGCCGCGCTGGTCGGGCTCGGCGGCCGGATCGTCGCCACCGCGCCCAGCTGCGAGACCGTCGACGCCGACCCGGCGAAGGTGCTGGGCGCCGTCGTCGAGACCGGCGCGGAGCTGCTCCGCGCGACCGGGCGGCGCTGCGTGGGCGCCGGACTCGCCGTACCGTCCGCCGTCGCCGAGCCGGACGGGCTCGCCCTCAACCCCCTCCACCTCGCCTGGCCCGCGGGCGCCCCCGTTCGCCGGATCTTCGCAGAGCGGGTGCGCGCGGCGGGCATCGAGGGCCCGGCGTTCGCCGCGAACGACATCAACCTCGCCGCCCTCGCCGAGCATCGCCACGGCGCCGGGCGTGGCGCCCGCGACCTGCTGTGCGTGGCCACCGGGCACCGGGGCGTCGGCGGCGCGCTCGTACTCGACGGGCGGCTGCACACGGGCAGCTCGGGCCTGGCCCTCGAAGTCGGCCACCTCACCGTCAACCCCGAGGGCCGCCCCTGCTACTGCGGCAGCCGCGGCTGCCTCGACGTCGAGGCGGACCCCCTGGCGTTCCTCACGGCGGCGGACCGCGACCCCGGCCCCGAGGTGTCCCTCCTCCAGCAGGCCAACGACCTGATCCGCACCCGGTACGACCAGGACCCCTCCGTCCGCACGGCCACGGAGGCGCTGATCGACCGGCTCGGCCTCGGCCTCGCCGGACTGGTCAACATCCTCAACCCCGACCGGATCATCCTCGGCGGCCTGCACCGCACCCTCCTCGACGCCGACCCCGACCGCCTGCGCGCCGTCGTCGCCGACCGCAGCCTGTGGGGCCAGAGCGGCGGAGTACCGATCCTCGCCTGCACCCTGGACCACAACACCCTGGTAGGTGCGGCGGAGTTGGCCTGGCAGCCGGTCCTGGACGACCCCCCGGCGGCACTGGCTCGTACCTGA
- a CDS encoding phytanoyl-CoA dioxygenase family protein produces the protein MTNTLEHTTDTPLLSSVRMAHFVAHGSLRLDDVVPPEMNAEGMEVLRAGVPEVPYGSSVPAAYPAGSFVRRLLELPAVAGALRSLVGPGPAVDHHYVHIREPHEGRAQPLHGDAIIDVRTDAFDVQLMYYPQDVTLDMGGTLSVPGSHLRRTNESDTGRYQNLRGQSRLVCPAGTVVFLHHGLWHGGRRNDSDVVRRMFKIRFNPTVRQRRLWDTSDLGDPGVAEELSTTFPWYEHATGRLEIYHRVLLWRALTGDDSFDLDHWVTRVANRPQEEAV, from the coding sequence ATGACCAACACGCTGGAGCACACCACGGACACCCCCCTCCTGAGTTCGGTCCGGATGGCGCACTTCGTGGCCCACGGCTCGCTGCGGCTGGACGACGTGGTGCCGCCGGAGATGAACGCCGAGGGCATGGAGGTGCTGCGCGCGGGCGTGCCCGAGGTTCCCTACGGCAGCTCCGTGCCGGCCGCCTACCCGGCGGGTTCCTTCGTCCGTCGGCTGCTGGAACTCCCCGCCGTGGCCGGGGCCCTGCGGAGCCTCGTCGGGCCCGGCCCCGCCGTCGACCACCACTACGTCCACATCCGCGAACCGCACGAGGGGCGGGCGCAGCCGCTGCACGGTGACGCGATCATCGACGTGCGCACCGACGCCTTCGACGTGCAGCTGATGTACTACCCGCAGGACGTCACACTCGACATGGGCGGCACGCTCAGCGTGCCGGGCAGCCATCTGCGGCGCACCAACGAGTCGGACACCGGGCGCTACCAGAATCTGCGCGGGCAGAGCCGGCTGGTCTGCCCGGCGGGCACCGTGGTGTTTCTGCACCATGGCCTGTGGCACGGCGGGCGGCGCAACGACAGCGACGTGGTCCGCCGTATGTTCAAGATCCGCTTCAACCCGACCGTGCGGCAGCGTCGGCTGTGGGACACCTCGGACCTCGGCGACCCGGGGGTCGCCGAGGAACTCTCCACGACGTTCCCCTGGTACGAGCACGCCACCGGCCGCCTCGAGATCTACCACCGGGTCCTGCTGTGGCGCGCGCTCACCGGGGACGACTCCTTCGACCTGGACCACTGGGTGACCCGGGTCGCCAACCGCCCCCAGGAGGAGGCTGTATGA
- a CDS encoding SIS domain-containing protein: MTHVEHELNSQPECWIRAAEQAKAHGGALPEAGERVAIVGCGTSFFMAQAAAALREGSGQGETDAFAASEFPGSRSYDHVVALTRSGTTTEVLELLGRLRGRTRTTAITADPATPVTDLADELIVLDFADERSVVQTRFATTALTLLRTHLGLHTDAVVADARTALATPLPEGLVDCAQFTFLGRGWTVGLANEAGLKMREASLAWTEAYPAMEYRHGPISITTAGTATWMLGEAPEGLAEQVRATGGRWVAGELDPLAELVRAQRLAVAVAAARGLDPDRPRHLTRSVVLAPSAR, from the coding sequence ATGACCCATGTCGAGCACGAGTTGAACAGCCAGCCCGAGTGCTGGATCCGCGCCGCCGAGCAGGCCAAGGCGCACGGCGGCGCACTGCCGGAAGCGGGGGAGCGGGTCGCGATCGTGGGCTGCGGAACCTCCTTCTTCATGGCGCAGGCCGCCGCCGCGCTGCGCGAAGGGTCCGGGCAGGGCGAGACGGACGCCTTCGCCGCCTCGGAGTTCCCAGGCAGCCGCTCCTACGACCATGTGGTCGCCCTCACCCGCTCCGGCACCACCACCGAGGTGCTCGAACTCCTCGGGCGGCTGCGCGGACGTACCAGGACGACGGCGATCACCGCCGACCCCGCGACCCCCGTGACGGACCTCGCGGACGAGCTCATCGTGCTCGACTTCGCGGACGAACGCTCCGTGGTGCAGACCCGGTTCGCGACCACCGCGCTCACCCTGCTCCGCACCCACCTCGGACTGCACACCGACGCCGTCGTCGCCGACGCGCGCACCGCGCTCGCGACCCCGCTGCCCGAAGGGCTGGTCGACTGCGCGCAGTTCACCTTCCTCGGCCGCGGCTGGACCGTCGGGCTCGCCAACGAGGCCGGGCTCAAGATGCGTGAGGCCTCCCTGGCCTGGACCGAGGCGTACCCGGCGATGGAGTACCGGCACGGGCCCATCAGCATCACCACCGCCGGCACGGCCACCTGGATGCTCGGCGAGGCCCCCGAAGGGCTGGCCGAGCAGGTACGGGCCACGGGGGGACGGTGGGTGGCGGGTGAACTCGACCCGCTCGCCGAGCTCGTCCGCGCCCAGCGGCTCGCGGTCGCCGTCGCCGCGGCCCGCGGACTCGACCCCGACCGGCCGCGCCACCTCACCCGCTCGGTCGTCCTCGCCCCGTCGGCCCGCTGA
- a CDS encoding class II fructose-bisphosphate aldolase: MPLAATGDLVTAAAGARTAVAAFNIITLEHVEAVIAGAESVAAPVVLQVSENAVKFRYGRLLPLARAAAAAAERASVPVALHLDHVESDELLRQAAAAGFSSVMYDAARLPYEENLAATRAAADWAHAQGLWIEAELGAVGGKNGEPPLDAHAPGARTDPAEARAFVADSGVDALAVAIGSSHAMTTRTAALDHDRLKRLTAALGVPLVLHGSSGVPDDELTAVVAGGIAKVNVGTALNIAMTGAIREFLAAHPEAVDSRKYLSVGREAMAGTVARLIRVLSA, from the coding sequence GTGCCACTCGCAGCCACCGGTGACCTGGTCACCGCCGCGGCCGGGGCGCGGACCGCCGTCGCCGCGTTCAACATCATCACCCTGGAGCATGTCGAGGCCGTCATCGCGGGCGCCGAGTCCGTGGCCGCCCCCGTCGTCCTCCAGGTCAGCGAGAACGCCGTGAAGTTCCGCTACGGACGGCTGCTGCCACTGGCCCGCGCCGCCGCCGCGGCCGCCGAACGTGCCTCGGTGCCCGTCGCGCTGCATCTCGACCACGTCGAGAGCGACGAACTGCTCCGCCAGGCGGCAGCCGCCGGATTCAGCTCGGTGATGTACGACGCGGCCCGGCTGCCGTACGAGGAGAACCTCGCCGCCACCCGAGCCGCCGCCGACTGGGCACACGCCCAAGGCCTGTGGATCGAGGCCGAGTTGGGGGCAGTGGGTGGCAAGAACGGTGAGCCGCCGCTCGACGCGCACGCGCCCGGCGCCCGCACCGACCCCGCCGAGGCCCGTGCGTTCGTGGCTGACTCCGGCGTCGACGCCCTTGCCGTCGCGATCGGCAGCTCGCACGCGATGACCACCCGCACCGCCGCCCTCGACCACGACCGCCTCAAGCGGCTGACCGCTGCGCTCGGCGTGCCGCTCGTCCTGCACGGCTCCTCCGGAGTGCCGGACGACGAACTGACCGCGGTCGTCGCGGGCGGCATCGCCAAGGTCAACGTCGGCACCGCCCTGAACATCGCGATGACCGGCGCCATCCGGGAGTTCCTCGCCGCCCACCCCGAAGCCGTCGACTCCCGCAAGTACCTCAGCGTGGGGCGGGAGGCGATGGCGGGGACGGTGGCGCGCCTGATCCGCGTACTGAGCGCCTGA
- a CDS encoding methyltransferase, producing the protein MNDRMTAPWAEYALARFPEDPRDQLRAWDAADTYLLRHLAESGTPLSGSVVVVGDRWGALATALSAHRPTQITDSFLAQEATRANLGRNGVEAAAVRLLTTQDTPPDRIDVLLVRVPRSLALLEDQLHRLAPGVHEGTVVVGTGMVKEIHTSTLHLFERILGPTRTSLAEKKARLIFCTPYPGIARAANPWPYSYRLPDDIGPVSGRTVVNHAGVFCADRLDIGTRFLLQHLPRSRGPERIVDLGCGNGVVGTAMALANPEAEVLFVDESYQAVASAEETYRENTDGVGAEFRVGDGLADVPAGSVDLVLNNPPFHSHQATTDTTAWRMFSGARRALRPGGELWVIGNRHLGYHLKLRRLFGNSELVASDAKFVVLRAVKK; encoded by the coding sequence ATGAACGACCGGATGACCGCGCCCTGGGCCGAGTACGCGCTGGCCCGCTTCCCCGAGGACCCCCGCGACCAGCTCCGTGCCTGGGACGCCGCCGACACCTATCTGCTGCGGCACCTCGCGGAGAGCGGAACGCCGCTGTCCGGGTCGGTCGTGGTGGTCGGCGACCGCTGGGGAGCACTGGCCACGGCGCTGTCGGCGCACCGGCCGACGCAGATCACCGACTCCTTCCTCGCGCAGGAGGCGACCCGGGCGAACCTGGGCCGCAACGGGGTCGAGGCGGCCGCGGTACGGCTGCTGACCACCCAGGACACGCCCCCCGACCGCATCGACGTGCTCCTCGTCCGGGTGCCGAGGAGCCTCGCCCTGCTGGAGGACCAGCTGCACCGGCTGGCGCCCGGCGTGCACGAGGGGACCGTCGTCGTGGGCACGGGCATGGTCAAGGAGATCCACACCTCGACGCTCCACCTCTTCGAGCGGATCCTCGGCCCGACCCGGACCTCGCTGGCCGAGAAGAAGGCCCGGCTGATCTTCTGCACCCCCTACCCCGGGATCGCCCGCGCCGCCAACCCCTGGCCGTACAGCTACCGGCTCCCCGACGACATCGGGCCGGTTTCCGGCCGTACCGTCGTCAACCACGCCGGCGTGTTCTGCGCCGACCGTCTCGACATCGGCACCCGCTTCCTCCTCCAGCACCTGCCGCGCAGCCGGGGCCCCGAGCGGATCGTGGACCTGGGCTGCGGCAACGGAGTCGTCGGTACGGCCATGGCGCTGGCCAACCCGGAGGCGGAGGTGCTGTTCGTGGACGAGTCGTACCAGGCGGTCGCCTCGGCCGAGGAGACGTACCGGGAGAATACCGACGGCGTCGGCGCGGAGTTCCGCGTGGGCGACGGACTCGCGGACGTCCCCGCCGGGAGCGTGGACCTCGTCCTGAACAATCCGCCGTTCCACTCGCACCAGGCGACGACGGACACCACGGCCTGGCGGATGTTCTCGGGGGCGCGGCGCGCGCTGCGGCCGGGCGGCGAGCTGTGGGTCATCGGAAACCGCCATCTCGGCTACCACCTGAAGCTGCGCCGCCTCTTCGGCAACAGTGAACTCGTGGCGAGCGACGCGAAGTTCGTCGTCCTGAGGGCCGTCAAGAAGTAG
- a CDS encoding helix-turn-helix domain-containing protein, whose translation MRETELHLGEPPAVVNIGVGVHGVASRTDVFRLPELWQLHLYQYDAELTVDGTAHTIRPGRVSLVPPGTTVRYRYQGRSEHLYAHLRIAPAGAPRTVPVMQDAGPEFPILSSLLLNAIAAAPGAPEHTRAEIWTALWRIARLTPPTATSRGPHPAVGTAIAHIEARLAAPLTIPEIARAAGISHNHLTRLFRAETGTTVVAYIRHRRLQRAHHLLRASTLSIPAVAASVGIPDLQAFNKACRRELGASPRVLRGATS comes from the coding sequence ATGCGGGAGACGGAACTGCACCTCGGCGAGCCGCCCGCCGTCGTCAACATCGGCGTCGGCGTGCACGGTGTGGCGAGCCGCACGGACGTCTTCCGGCTGCCGGAGCTGTGGCAACTGCACCTCTACCAGTACGACGCCGAGCTGACCGTCGACGGCACCGCGCACACCATCCGCCCCGGCCGCGTGAGCCTCGTACCGCCCGGCACCACGGTCCGCTACCGTTACCAGGGCCGCTCCGAACATCTCTACGCCCATCTGCGCATCGCCCCCGCCGGAGCGCCCCGCACCGTCCCCGTGATGCAGGACGCGGGACCCGAATTCCCCATCCTTTCCAGCCTGTTGCTGAACGCGATCGCGGCGGCCCCCGGGGCACCCGAGCACACCCGGGCCGAGATCTGGACCGCGCTGTGGCGTATCGCCCGGCTCACCCCGCCCACCGCCACGAGCCGCGGCCCGCACCCGGCGGTCGGCACGGCCATCGCCCACATCGAGGCCCGGCTGGCCGCGCCGCTCACCATCCCGGAGATCGCCCGCGCCGCCGGGATCTCCCACAACCACCTCACCCGGCTCTTCCGCGCCGAGACCGGCACCACGGTCGTGGCCTACATCCGCCACCGCAGACTTCAGCGGGCCCACCATCTGCTGCGGGCCTCGACGCTCTCCATCCCGGCGGTCGCCGCCTCCGTCGGCATCCCCGACCTACAGGCCTTCAACAAGGCGTGCCGCCGCGAACTCGGTGCCTCGCCCCGCGTGCTGCGCGGGGCTACTTCTTGA
- a CDS encoding alpha-ketoglutarate-dependent dioxygenase AlkB family protein, whose product MDEELFPRSRAEIAPGAVHLPDWLDPVAQRQLLEACRAWARPPAGLRTVYTPGGGTMTSRQVCLGWHWYPYRYARTVADGDGAPVKPFPAWLDELGRRAVADTLGPEAATAPYDIALINFYDADARMGMHRDSDEKSDAPVVSLSLGDTCVFRFGNTESRSRPYTDVELRSGDLFVFGGASRLAYHGVPRVRDDTAPPELGLTGRLNVTLRVSGFQVPSGGAPYERIMGDSPS is encoded by the coding sequence ATGGATGAGGAGCTGTTCCCCCGGAGCCGGGCGGAGATCGCGCCGGGTGCGGTGCATCTGCCGGACTGGCTGGACCCGGTTGCCCAGCGGCAGCTCCTCGAGGCCTGCCGTGCGTGGGCCCGCCCACCGGCCGGGCTGCGTACGGTCTACACGCCCGGCGGCGGCACGATGACCTCCCGGCAGGTGTGCCTGGGCTGGCACTGGTACCCGTACCGGTACGCGCGCACGGTCGCCGACGGTGACGGCGCCCCGGTGAAGCCCTTCCCCGCCTGGCTGGACGAGCTCGGCCGCCGCGCGGTCGCGGACACCCTGGGCCCCGAGGCCGCCACCGCCCCGTACGACATCGCACTGATCAACTTCTACGACGCCGACGCCCGTATGGGCATGCACCGCGACAGCGACGAGAAGTCCGACGCGCCTGTGGTGTCGCTGAGCCTCGGCGACACCTGCGTCTTCCGCTTCGGGAACACCGAGTCGCGCTCGCGCCCGTACACGGATGTCGAACTGCGCAGCGGGGACCTGTTCGTGTTCGGCGGGGCCTCCCGGCTCGCCTACCACGGGGTTCCCCGAGTGCGCGACGATACGGCGCCGCCCGAACTGGGCCTGACCGGCCGTCTGAACGTGACGCTACGGGTGAGTGGCTTCCAGGTGCCTTCGGGCGGGGCACCGTACGAGCGGATCATGGGAGACTCGCCCTCATGA
- a CDS encoding DeoR/GlpR family DNA-binding transcription regulator has translation MSRDARWKALLELLVERGRLEVEQAAAELEVSPATIRRDFDQLAEQQMLVRTRGGAVVHGVSYELPLRYKTARHASEKQRIAKAVADLVAPGEAVGLTGGTTTTEVARALAVRPDLASGSPALTVVTNALNIASELAVRPQFKIVLTGGVARPQSYELVGPLADGVLSQITMDVAVLGVVAFDVTHGAAAHDEAEAAINRLLCERAERVIVAADSSKLGRRAFARICAAESVDTLVTDSAVDEETVRRFAEAGVGVVAV, from the coding sequence ATGTCGCGCGACGCCCGCTGGAAGGCGCTGCTGGAACTGCTCGTGGAGCGGGGCCGGCTGGAAGTCGAGCAGGCCGCGGCCGAGCTGGAGGTGTCGCCCGCCACGATCCGGCGCGACTTCGACCAGCTCGCCGAGCAGCAGATGCTCGTACGCACCCGGGGTGGCGCGGTCGTCCACGGGGTGTCGTACGAACTGCCGCTGCGCTACAAGACCGCCCGGCACGCCTCGGAGAAACAGCGCATCGCGAAGGCGGTGGCGGATCTGGTCGCGCCCGGCGAGGCGGTGGGCCTGACCGGCGGCACGACCACCACCGAGGTGGCCCGCGCACTGGCGGTACGCCCCGATCTCGCCTCGGGGTCGCCCGCGCTGACCGTCGTGACGAACGCACTCAACATCGCGAGCGAACTGGCCGTGCGGCCCCAGTTCAAGATCGTGCTGACCGGCGGGGTGGCCCGCCCGCAGTCGTACGAGCTGGTCGGGCCGCTCGCGGACGGTGTGCTCAGCCAGATCACCATGGACGTCGCCGTGCTGGGCGTGGTCGCCTTCGACGTGACGCACGGGGCGGCCGCCCACGACGAGGCCGAGGCGGCGATCAACCGGCTGCTGTGCGAGCGCGCCGAGCGTGTGATCGTCGCCGCCGACTCCAGCAAGCTGGGCCGGCGCGCCTTCGCCCGGATCTGCGCGGCCGAGTCGGTGGACACACTGGTCACCGACTCGGCGGTGGACGAGGAGACCGTGCGGCGGTTCGCAGAGGCGGGGGTCGGGGTCGTCGCCGTCTGA
- a CDS encoding phosphotriesterase family protein, translated as MSPAPTSVGGAVPARVRTVLGDVPPERLGVCDAHDHLFFGSPALPGQELRDASAARAELAAFREQGGGSVVQWTPYGLGRRAADLPLLSRDTGVHVVAATGLHQAVHHTPESLCELRGRLTEVFVSELTSGIGTSGVRAGLVKVAGGFHALDAHARWTMTSAAEAHHATGAPIAVHLELGTAALDVLDLLCGELEVPPHRVILGHLNRSPDLVVQRQAAEAGAYLAFDGPSRANHATDWRMPDAVRALADAGFGHRLLLGADTTTAAARSVNGGPGMPYLLRRVRPRLALALGAELVERIFTQNPGRALAVEWRGTPPRPPRLPDAA; from the coding sequence GTGAGCCCTGCCCCCACGAGCGTCGGTGGCGCCGTCCCCGCGAGGGTCCGTACGGTCCTCGGGGACGTGCCGCCCGAGCGCCTCGGGGTGTGCGACGCCCATGACCACCTCTTCTTCGGCAGTCCCGCGCTCCCCGGCCAGGAACTGCGCGACGCGTCCGCCGCGCGGGCCGAACTGGCGGCATTCCGCGAGCAGGGCGGCGGGAGCGTGGTGCAGTGGACGCCGTACGGGCTGGGCCGGCGCGCCGCGGACCTGCCGCTGCTCTCCCGTGACACCGGCGTCCATGTGGTCGCCGCTACGGGCCTGCACCAGGCGGTCCACCACACACCGGAGTCGCTCTGCGAACTGCGCGGCAGGCTGACCGAGGTCTTCGTCTCCGAGCTCACCTCGGGCATCGGCACGTCCGGGGTCCGGGCCGGACTCGTCAAGGTCGCGGGCGGCTTCCACGCGCTCGACGCGCACGCCCGCTGGACGATGACGTCGGCGGCCGAGGCGCACCACGCCACGGGCGCGCCGATCGCCGTGCACCTGGAGCTGGGCACGGCCGCGCTCGACGTACTCGACCTGCTGTGCGGCGAGTTGGAGGTGCCGCCGCACCGGGTGATCCTGGGCCACCTCAACCGCTCCCCGGACCTCGTGGTGCAGCGCCAAGCCGCCGAGGCGGGCGCCTACCTCGCCTTCGACGGACCCTCCCGCGCGAACCACGCCACCGACTGGCGCATGCCCGACGCCGTACGCGCCCTGGCCGACGCCGGTTTCGGCCACCGCCTGCTCCTCGGGGCCGACACGACGACCGCTGCGGCACGCTCGGTCAACGGCGGCCCCGGGATGCCGTATCTGCTGCGCCGGGTGCGCCCACGGCTCGCACTGGCTCTGGGTGCGGAACTCGTGGAGCGCATCTTCACGCAGAACCCCGGCCGGGCGCTCGCCGTGGAGTGGCGCGGTACACCACCCCGTCCGCCCCGGCTGCCGGACGCCGCCTAG